The Podospora pseudopauciseta strain CBS 411.78 chromosome 2 map unlocalized CBS411.78m_2, whole genome shotgun sequence genome has a window encoding:
- the HIS7 gene encoding Histidine biosynthesis bifunctional protein hisB (EggNog:ENOG503NUBP; MEROPS:MER0065588; COG:E; BUSCO:EOG09261NLY), whose product MPKVYLLDYVAGNVRSLVNAIEKCGYVVEWIRSPEDVPKAEKLILPGVGHFGHCLSQLSAAGFLPAIRAHIDAGKPFMGICVGLQALFSSSAEDADCPGICLIPGSLDRFDDSVKAVPHIGWNNASCPTNPTLYGLSPDSKYYYVHSYKYPYVKGELESHGWAVATGTYGTETFVGAVAKGNVLATQFHPEKSGVAGLRVIRSFLDGSGAKALAEHLPQKSNIAAELVPKDGLTRRVIACLDVRTNDQGDLVVTKGDQYDVREKGSDRNVRNLGKPVEMAKKYYEQGADEVTFLNITSFRDCPVADLPMLEILRRTSETVFVPLTIGGGIRDTVDVDGTKVSALEIATMYFKSGADKVSIGSDAVIAAEEYYNAGKTLFGNTAIEQISKAYGNQAVVVSIDPKRVYVPKQEATRHATLKTKFPGPKGEEYCWYACTIKGGRETRDLDVVELTQAVEAMGAGEILLNCIDKDGTNSGFDLELINQVKGAVRIPVIASSGAGNPGHFDEVFRETTTDAALGAGMFHRGEYTVQQVKDYLAGKNLVVRKFEGEF is encoded by the exons ATGCCAAAGGTTTATCTTCTCGATTATGTTGCCGGCAACGTGCGCAGTCTTGTGAACGCCATTGAAAAGTGTGGCTACGTGGTCGAGTGGATCCGGTCGCCGGAGGATGTCCCAAAAGCAGAG AAACTGATTCTGCCTGGTGTCGGACACTTTGGCCACTGCCTCTCGCAGCTTTCCGCCGCCGGCTTCCTCCCCGCGATCCGAGCCCACATCGATGCCGGCAAGCCGTTTATGGGCATTTGCGTCGGTCTCCAGGCactcttctccagctcagcagAAGACGCAGACTGCCCGGGTATTTGTCTCATACCAGGAAGTCTCGATCGATTCGACGACAGTGTGAAAGCTGTGCCCCATATTGGCTGGAACAATGCTTCCTGTCCCACGAATCCAACGCTTTATGGCTTGAGCCCAGATTCGAAATACTACTATGTGCACTCGTACAAATACCCCTACGTCAAGGGCGAGCTGGAAAGCCATGGTTGGGCCGTGGCAACAGGCACATATGGCACCGAAACTTTCGTCGGCGCCGTGGCTAAAGGAAACGTCCTGGCCACCCAGTTCCACCCCGAAAAGAGCGGCGTCGCCGGTCTCCGAGTGATCCGATCTTTCCTCGACGGCTCGGGAGCGAAGGCGCTGGCCGAGCATCTCCCACAAAAAAGCAACATCGCTGCCGAACTCGTTCCCAAAGATGGCCTTACGCGCCGTGTCATTGCCTGCCTCGACGTGCGCACCAACGACCAGGGCGATCTCGTTGTCACCAAAGGCGATCAGTATGATGTGCGGGAAAAGGGCTCTGATCGCAACGTCCGCAACCTCGGAAAGCCGGTTGAAATGGCCAAGAAGTACTATGAACAGGGTGCTGACGAGGTCACGTTTCTCAACATCACTTCCTTCCGCGACTGCCCCGTCGCCGACCTCCCCATGCTCGAAATCCTCCGGCGCACTTCCGAGACAGTCTTTGTTCCTCTGACGATCGGCGGTGGCATCAGGGATACCGTTGACGTCGATGGAACCAAGGTTTCGGCCCTCGAAATAGCAACCATGTACTTCAAATCTGGCGCCGACAAGGTTTCCATCGGCTCAGATGCTGTCATTGCGGCCGAGGAGTACTACAATGCTGGAAAGACGCTGTTCGGAAACACGGCCATCGAGCAGATCAGCAAAGCATACGGCAACCAGGCTGTCGTTGTTAGCATCGACCCAAAGAGGGTTTATGTGCCGAAACAAGAGGCCACACGCCACGCCACTCTCAAGACAAAGTTTCCCGGGCCAAAGGGAGAAGAGTACTGCTGGTATGCCTGCACAATCAAGGGGGGTCGGGAGACGAGAGATCTGGACGTGGTGGAGCTCACCCAAGCCGTCGAGGCAATGGGCGCGGGCGAGATTCTTCTCAACTGCATCGACAAGGACGGCACAAACAGCGGGTTTGATCTCGAGTTGATCAACCAGGTCAAGGGGGCTGTCAGGATACCAGTCATTGCTAGCAGTGGTGCGGGAAATCCTGGACACTTTGATGAGGTGTTTAGGGAGACGACAACCGAC
- a CDS encoding uncharacterized protein (COG:S; EggNog:ENOG503P7V3), with protein sequence MPSQVEANHALLVENEDEWEFEYSATEKETYYITLDLSVRDFLERRTDDIIHNTRGGYRVWYNPLFNAAEPQASNAAFIDDKDVDDNEPPEREEADKRDNSGLQPPRAPTEPPVDPRLQLDNGQDRDYMELPTNNNVAAEEIQILDLHSEMPLVSYRNHVFRGSWCANIGTEMIFTPHDEQVPLPALRNLNQNIDLIAASACRINFTETTLRNKNPSNGHGEQDDAMGVDSQEEDLPARYKRNGGIYVHVGGDKSGQRQPQAHFLEDLISLKRKRNETDEVTITSVETHQNRLMVEDRAEEMRRRKLHRDQQRNMSLREKRRDNIQAGLGVEQRPYGPVRGSGGRRRPRTRARRTTLVRRDTSALSRAGTQHRSESGSVLQNQPTPRRWDELEGWRSEKHD encoded by the exons ATGCCGTCACAGGTCGAGGCTAACCACGCTCTGCTGGTAGAGAACGAGGACGAGTGGGAATTCGAGTACTCAGCTACTGAGAAAGAG ACCTACTACATTACCCTCGATCTCTCTGTCCGCGACTTTCTCGAGCGCCGAACCGACGACATTATCCATAACACACGCGGGGGCTACCGAGTTTGGTACAACCCACTGTTCAATGCCGCCGAGCCCCAAGCCTCGAATGCGGCCTTCATTGATGACAAGGATGTCGATGATAACGAACCACCCGAGCGGGAAGAAGCTGACAAGCGCGACAATTCCGGGCTGCAGCCTCCGCGAGCGCCGACAGAGCCGCCAGTCGATCCCCGGTTGCAACTCGACAATGGACAAGATAGAGACTACATGGAGTTGCCGACCAACAACAATgtggcggccgaggagatcCAGATACTCGACCTACACTCGGAAATGCCCTTGGTATCATACCGCAACCACGTGTTTCGCGGTTCATGGTGCGCAAACATTGGCACCGAGATGATATTCACCCCCCACGACGAACAAGTCCCTCTGCCCGCCCTGAGGAACTTGAACCAAAACATCGATTTGATCGCGGCCAGCGCGTGCAGAATCAACTTTACAGAGACCACTCTTCGCAACAAGAATCCTTCGAATGGCCATGGAGAGCAGGACGATGCTATGGGGGTTGACTCTCAAGAGGAAGACTTGCCAGCTCGGTACAAGCGCAACGGTGGCATCTACGTTCATGTCGGCGGCGACAAGAGCGGGCAGCGGCAGCCGCAGGCGCACTTTCTCGAGGAtctcatctccctcaagcGCAAACGTAACGAGACGGACGAAGTGACCATCACATCAGTGGAGACGCACCAGAACCGACTTATGGTGGAGGACAGAGCCGAGGAaatgagaaggaggaaacTGCATCGTGACCAGCAGAGGAACATGAGCCTTCGAGAAAAGAGGAGGGACAATATacaggctgggctggggGTGGAGCAGAGGCCATATGGACCTGTCAGAGGATCGGGAGGGCGCAGGAGGCCTaggacaagggcaaggaggaCAACGTTGGTTCGGAGAGATACCTCGGCGCTGTCGAGAGCAGGGACACAGCACAGGAGCGAGTCAGGGAGTGTGTTGCAAAACCAGCCGACACCTCGGAGATGGGACGAGCTCGAGGGATGGAGGAGCGAGAAACATGATTAG